A section of the Nitrospira sp. genome encodes:
- a CDS encoding ATP-binding protein — MAMLKPWYKVVTPREDLREGRPLDASEFAVHLDHVREGRAPGDYQNPERFFERTFLAKNLGTLAAGVVRRLSGIKVETSAVYNLTTQFGGGKTHALTLLYHLARGGPAASSWKGVSAILESAGVKTAPESATAVFVGTEFDALTGRGGKNGEPLRRTPWGEIAFQLSGADGFAVVAQHDEEKTAPSSEVIRKFLPKDRPALILMDELLNFMGRNRKSGLTAQLYAFVQNLSEEARAQDRVVLAVSLPSLLDEMTPDDEADFERFQKLLDRLGKAMIMSAEAETSEIIRRRLFEWGGLPDEGRKTAGEYAEWVNIHRPQVPNWFPVDQAKEAFAATYPFHPTLISVFERKWQVLPRFQQTRGILRLLALWVSQAYQAGFKGAHKDPLIGMGTAPLDDTIFRSAVFEQLGGAKLEGAVTTDICGSKSAHSIRLDKEAVETIRKVRLHQKVATTIFFESNGGQTKTEATLTEIRLAVAEPDLDIGNIETALEALTDTCYFLSAEKNRYRFSLSPNLNKLLADRRASIQQPRVEERVRAEVQKIFKEGNGLDRTFFPEKSSAVADRPVLTLVILPPDRSIGEKETRTFIDSVTREYGTSSRTYKSALIWAVPEGPTALRDDARKVIAWEDLADEQQELRLDEGQARQLAENLKKAQRDIKESVWRTYKNVMLLGKDNTWKTVDFGLVHSSAADTIVTLILKRLRQDGDIEEGVSPNFLARNWSPAFKEWSTKAARDAFFASPQFPRLLNGDVVKDTILRGVENGLLGYVGKKPDGSYSPFHWQTSMAVGDIEISDDMYIIQRDVAEAYRAGKATPPPVSVENQPTPEPAGSPQLPPTGGTAVGVTAVTSSLAKIVWSGDIPAQKWMNFYTKVLSKFAAGMGLKLTLRVEVSSDSGIPAHKVEETKVALRELGLPDIIESSEAKK, encoded by the coding sequence ATGGCCATGCTGAAGCCTTGGTACAAGGTGGTGACGCCACGAGAAGATTTGCGAGAGGGGCGTCCGCTCGATGCGTCTGAATTTGCCGTTCATCTGGACCATGTTCGGGAAGGACGGGCGCCTGGTGACTATCAAAATCCTGAGCGGTTTTTTGAGCGAACGTTCTTGGCAAAAAATCTTGGCACCCTCGCCGCTGGCGTTGTCCGTCGTTTGTCCGGAATCAAAGTCGAGACCTCTGCGGTGTACAATTTAACAACGCAGTTTGGCGGTGGGAAAACCCATGCCCTCACCTTGCTCTACCATCTTGCCAGGGGAGGGCCTGCCGCTTCGTCATGGAAGGGAGTGTCCGCTATTCTTGAGTCGGCGGGAGTCAAAACCGCGCCCGAATCTGCGACGGCTGTCTTTGTTGGGACCGAATTTGACGCCTTGACCGGACGAGGCGGTAAGAATGGAGAGCCGCTGAGGCGTACGCCGTGGGGCGAAATCGCGTTTCAACTGAGCGGAGCGGATGGATTTGCCGTTGTTGCCCAACACGACGAAGAAAAGACCGCTCCTTCCAGCGAGGTGATCCGCAAGTTTTTGCCCAAAGATCGGCCGGCACTCATCCTGATGGATGAGTTGCTCAACTTCATGGGGCGCAATCGGAAATCCGGTCTTACTGCTCAACTGTATGCGTTTGTCCAGAATCTTTCTGAGGAGGCACGCGCACAAGACCGGGTGGTTCTGGCTGTGTCGTTGCCATCACTTCTGGATGAGATGACGCCGGATGACGAGGCGGATTTTGAACGGTTTCAGAAACTCCTCGATCGCCTTGGCAAAGCGATGATCATGTCCGCCGAAGCGGAGACATCGGAAATCATTCGTCGCCGTCTCTTTGAGTGGGGAGGCCTTCCGGATGAGGGGCGCAAGACGGCGGGGGAGTATGCGGAATGGGTGAATATTCATCGGCCGCAAGTTCCCAATTGGTTTCCGGTCGATCAGGCTAAAGAGGCCTTTGCAGCAACGTATCCGTTCCATCCGACTCTCATCTCTGTATTCGAACGCAAGTGGCAGGTTCTCCCCCGGTTCCAACAGACGAGAGGCATTCTTCGATTGCTCGCTCTGTGGGTCTCTCAGGCCTATCAAGCCGGCTTTAAGGGCGCTCACAAGGACCCACTGATCGGTATGGGAACGGCTCCGCTCGACGACACCATTTTCCGTTCTGCGGTGTTCGAGCAACTCGGAGGTGCGAAGCTTGAGGGGGCTGTTACCACGGATATCTGTGGAAGCAAGAGCGCTCATTCTATACGACTGGACAAAGAGGCTGTCGAGACAATTCGCAAGGTGCGCCTCCATCAAAAAGTGGCGACGACGATTTTTTTTGAGTCCAACGGCGGACAAACAAAGACGGAAGCGACTCTAACTGAGATTCGCTTGGCTGTGGCTGAGCCAGATCTTGATATCGGCAATATCGAAACCGCGCTCGAAGCCCTGACCGACACCTGTTACTTCCTTTCCGCTGAGAAGAATCGCTATCGGTTCAGTCTCTCACCGAACCTCAATAAGCTCTTGGCGGACCGGCGCGCCAGCATTCAGCAGCCTAGGGTCGAAGAGCGAGTGCGGGCCGAAGTGCAAAAGATTTTCAAGGAGGGAAACGGTTTGGACCGGACGTTCTTCCCTGAAAAGAGCAGTGCAGTGGCGGATCGGCCTGTGCTCACTTTGGTCATTCTCCCCCCTGATCGAAGCATTGGAGAGAAAGAGACTCGCACGTTCATCGACAGCGTCACCCGGGAGTACGGCACTTCCTCACGGACATACAAGAGTGCGCTCATCTGGGCTGTCCCTGAAGGGCCAACAGCGCTTCGTGATGATGCTCGGAAAGTGATTGCATGGGAAGACTTAGCCGATGAGCAACAGGAGCTTCGACTGGACGAAGGACAGGCTCGGCAACTTGCCGAAAACCTCAAGAAGGCTCAGCGCGACATCAAGGAATCGGTGTGGCGGACGTATAAGAATGTGATGCTTCTGGGGAAGGATAACACGTGGAAGACCGTCGATTTTGGCCTCGTGCATTCAAGCGCAGCCGATACAATCGTCACACTGATCTTAAAGCGGCTTCGCCAAGATGGAGACATAGAAGAAGGAGTCAGCCCGAACTTTTTGGCCAGGAATTGGTCGCCTGCATTCAAAGAATGGAGCACGAAAGCAGCCCGTGATGCGTTCTTTGCCTCGCCGCAGTTTCCCCGGCTTTTGAATGGCGATGTCGTCAAGGACACCATCCTTCGTGGGGTGGAGAACGGTCTTTTGGGATACGTTGGCAAGAAACCCGATGGCTCCTATTCGCCGTTTCATTGGCAGACTTCTATGGCGGTTGGAGACATTGAAATCTCCGACGATATGTATATTATCCAGCGCGACGTGGCAGAGGCCTACCGAGCCGGAAAAGCTACTCCGCCGCCTGTTTCTGTTGAGAATCAGCCAACTCCTGAGCCCGCCGGTTCACCACAATTGCCGCCGACTGGAGGTACAGCAGTGGGAGTTACAGCGGTGACTTCCAGCCTGGCGAAAATTGTTTGGAGCGGTGACATTCCGGCTCAAAAATGGATGAACTTTTATACAAAAGTGCTGTCGAAATTCGCAGCCGGCATGGGTCTGAAGTTGACGCTACGGGTCGAGGTTAGCTCGGACAGTGGTATTCCAGCTCACAAGGTTGAGGAGACTAAAGTGGCTCTTCGGGAGCTGGGACTTCCGGACATTATTGAATCGTCTGAGGCCAAGAAGTAG
- a CDS encoding DUF1156 domain-containing protein produces MQYPKRLIEVDLPIKRISAHARREKSIRHGHISTLHIWWARRPLAACRAVICAALWPDPADPLCPETFRTNARQLMEEWTTDHLKLCGEESGRHFVAIQKDPNLLKDNATLRRALLDFIADFANWDNSTVRAYLDTSRAITQAAHEALGGAPGTRPLVVDPFAGGGSIPLEALRVGADAFASDLNPIPVLLNRVILEYIPKYGQRLADEVRKWGEWIKREAEKELAEFYPKDADGAMPIAYLWARAVLSESPTTDKLPIQIPLLRTFWLSKRKEFERALRWVRDENGEIKTELTEIQLDGQTLKVHRPVLEIFSPTNASQVEAGTVKGGSATCPVTGFTTSAARVKEQLKLQRGGAQQSRLYAVYVERNGGREFRVATGTDLKIFQRATDQACQILLANQSSFPTEPINPIRPYSNTRGLSAVTRIGCATFGDLYNQRQALSIHTFYRILRRLKQATRGFEPELLKAVQTVLAFAINRGVSQNTSMSRWDASRLTIKGAFSKQALAVVWDFAEANPFSGGSADWDGAIEWVTKFIEANCGIKTLGTIVQASAMKIPLPSDSAAAMVTDPPYFAAIPYADLSDFFYVWFRRGLNEIYPELFGSDLTEKTDELIVTNAQQGRNGMTKNDTFFRAGMATALRSARDIIQPQGVGVVVYAEGTTSGWEAILGAIIDADWIVTSSWPIDTEMENRTQAQGSASLQSSIHIVCRPRENPDGSVRTDEIGDWRDVLQELPRRIHEWMPRLAEEGVVGADAIFACLGPALEIYSRYARVEKASGEAVTLKEYLEQVWAAVAKEALAMVFQGADASGFEEDARLTAMWLWTLRTGESNGNGAVLDEDSEGGEEEEEGSQKLKVAGFALEYDAARKIAQGLGAHLEDLNSLVEIKGDTARLLPVAERTRALFGKDDAQSPSAAKKKKEAQQKLLFEAELQEAEESGGWGQKGVPRVGNTVLDRVHQAMILFAAGRGEALRRFLVDEGAGSDERCWRLAQALSALYPSSSDEKRWVDGVLARKKGMGF; encoded by the coding sequence ATGCAGTACCCCAAACGTCTCATAGAGGTAGATCTGCCGATCAAGCGGATTTCGGCCCATGCCCGCAGGGAGAAATCTATCCGGCATGGGCATATATCGACGCTCCATATCTGGTGGGCGCGACGGCCATTAGCCGCATGTCGGGCCGTCATCTGTGCGGCGCTGTGGCCAGATCCAGCCGATCCTCTGTGTCCAGAGACCTTTAGGACCAATGCGCGACAGTTGATGGAAGAGTGGACAACCGATCACCTGAAGTTGTGTGGGGAAGAAAGTGGTCGCCACTTCGTGGCGATTCAGAAAGACCCCAATCTCCTCAAAGATAATGCGACCCTTCGTCGCGCCCTCCTCGACTTCATCGCCGACTTTGCCAATTGGGATAACTCCACCGTCCGTGCATACCTCGACACCAGCCGCGCCATTACCCAAGCTGCGCACGAGGCGCTGGGCGGCGCGCCCGGCACCCGACCGCTCGTCGTGGACCCGTTTGCGGGGGGTGGCTCCATCCCGCTTGAAGCCTTGCGCGTAGGCGCGGATGCCTTTGCGAGCGATCTCAATCCTATCCCTGTCCTACTAAATAGGGTAATCCTCGAATACATCCCCAAGTACGGTCAGCGCCTAGCCGATGAAGTCCGCAAATGGGGCGAGTGGATCAAACGCGAAGCGGAAAAAGAACTGGCTGAGTTCTATCCCAAGGACGCAGACGGCGCGATGCCCATTGCCTATCTTTGGGCACGGGCAGTTCTTTCGGAGTCCCCAACTACCGATAAACTTCCGATACAAATACCACTACTGCGTACATTTTGGTTGTCAAAACGAAAGGAGTTTGAGCGCGCATTGCGCTGGGTAAGGGACGAAAATGGTGAGATCAAAACTGAACTGACAGAAATTCAATTGGACGGGCAAACACTCAAGGTACACAGACCGGTCTTGGAGATTTTTTCACCCACGAATGCAAGCCAGGTGGAAGCTGGAACTGTTAAGGGTGGTTCAGCGACTTGCCCTGTGACTGGATTTACTACTTCTGCTGCGCGAGTCAAAGAACAGTTGAAGCTGCAACGCGGTGGCGCACAACAGTCACGACTTTATGCCGTTTACGTGGAACGCAATGGCGGTCGAGAATTTCGTGTTGCGACAGGTACCGATCTCAAGATATTCCAGCGGGCAACTGACCAGGCTTGCCAGATTCTTTTAGCAAATCAATCGTCTTTCCCCACAGAGCCTATCAACCCAATACGACCATATAGCAACACGCGAGGATTGAGTGCGGTAACTCGGATCGGATGTGCAACGTTTGGTGATTTGTATAACCAACGGCAAGCACTCTCCATTCACACATTTTACCGAATTCTTAGAAGACTGAAGCAGGCAACCCGCGGATTTGAGCCTGAATTGTTGAAGGCTGTGCAAACGGTGCTAGCATTCGCCATAAATCGCGGAGTTTCACAGAATACCTCGATGTCTCGATGGGACGCGAGTCGGTTGACGATAAAAGGAGCATTCTCGAAACAGGCGCTCGCAGTTGTTTGGGACTTCGCTGAAGCGAATCCATTTTCCGGCGGTTCGGCCGATTGGGACGGAGCCATCGAATGGGTAACGAAGTTCATAGAAGCGAACTGCGGCATTAAGACGCTAGGAACAATTGTTCAAGCGTCCGCGATGAAGATACCGTTGCCCTCCGATTCGGCGGCTGCCATGGTAACAGACCCGCCTTATTTCGCAGCAATCCCATATGCCGATCTTTCCGACTTTTTCTACGTTTGGTTCAGGCGCGGACTCAACGAGATTTATCCCGAGCTTTTCGGCAGTGATTTAACGGAGAAGACAGACGAGCTTATCGTTACGAACGCGCAGCAGGGCAGAAACGGCATGACTAAAAATGACACTTTTTTCCGTGCCGGTATGGCAACCGCATTGAGGTCAGCCAGAGATATTATCCAACCGCAAGGTGTAGGCGTCGTTGTTTACGCGGAAGGGACCACTTCCGGTTGGGAGGCGATACTTGGCGCTATCATCGACGCGGATTGGATAGTCACATCCTCGTGGCCTATCGACACGGAAATGGAGAACCGAACCCAAGCGCAAGGCTCGGCTTCGCTGCAGTCGTCTATTCACATCGTCTGCCGTCCCCGCGAGAACCCTGACGGTTCAGTGCGCACAGATGAGATCGGCGATTGGCGCGATGTATTGCAGGAGTTACCACGTCGCATCCACGAATGGATGCCGCGACTGGCAGAGGAAGGTGTCGTTGGCGCGGACGCCATCTTTGCCTGTCTCGGCCCGGCCCTTGAAATCTACTCCCGATATGCCCGCGTGGAGAAGGCCAGTGGAGAGGCTGTTACGCTCAAGGAATACCTGGAGCAGGTCTGGGCCGCCGTCGCCAAGGAAGCTCTCGCAATGGTCTTTCAAGGCGCTGATGCCAGCGGTTTTGAAGAGGACGCTCGTCTTACGGCGATGTGGCTATGGACTCTTCGAACAGGTGAGAGTAACGGGAATGGAGCTGTCCTAGACGAAGATTCCGAAGGGGGTGAGGAGGAAGAAGAAGGTAGCCAAAAGTTGAAGGTTGCCGGGTTCGCTCTGGAATACGATGCAGCTCGTAAGATTGCCCAGGGGCTTGGAGCCCATTTGGAGGACCTGAATTCTCTTGTCGAGATTAAGGGCGATACGGCAAGGCTTTTGCCGGTTGCTGAGCGAACACGAGCCCTCTTCGGGAAGGACGATGCTCAATCGCCATCGGCTGCCAAGAAGAAGAAAGAGGCGCAGCAAAAGCTCCTGTTTGAAGCCGAATTACAAGAGGCCGAAGAGTCTGGAGGCTGGGGCCAAAAGGGAGTGCCACGAGTCGGGAACACCGTGCTTGATCGTGTGCACCAAGCGATGATCTTGTTTGCCGCAGGAAGAGGGGAAGCGCTCAGGCGTTTCCTTGTGGATGAGGGAGCGGGGAGTGACGAACGGTGTTGGAGATTGGCGCAGGCCCTCTCTGCGTTGTACCCTTCCAGTAGCGATGAAAAGCGTTGGGTCGATGGCGTCTTGGCGCGAAAGAAGGGAATGGGGTTTTGA
- a CDS encoding type IV secretion system DNA-binding domain-containing protein, which produces MPLLRPDWGGNFTRGSDTAATHMRLMMKGTLYCLGVFLMTSVALTGWFVHETVDRTEWNWLTGVLLANRACPIEHDPGCRLIFSLPSVDGPITMTAAELVNLSRTPVVEQILTGVHRKLLTAAVFAMVAGCLTATATLLYFILRGRRLKKAVQVSGLSLVPSWLLSWKLLLTQHASPHVIGGRWQRVPRNSGVPMVRGSETLHSAYIGATGAGKTQLIHQRLETARAHGEHVAVYDDGGILLSHHFKLGDIILNPFDARSAYWTPFAEIQCEADCRAVMESLFPISERTSDPIWINSARVWGTDILWKLYGEARHSNQAIYDTMKTKLDELMMRFEDTVAGSQMAVDRTGESIRAELLSRAEIFRFLPDPPHGVRSFSIRNWAANPQGWLFFPVQERWHALLKPLLSVWVDQLCLSLFSRPPHCPGPCTWLVLDEVGSLQRLPTLERLLMKGRKFNCAVLLGIQTFAALRAVYGVEAATNLLGNCHTRVVLLLTDAETAEEASKLFGEITVMEPDESLSMGPHPMRDGMTLSRREVRRRLIAPERFLSLRRLTAYVRLPEDMPATRIRCQYRQWPTMVPACVPFSTVDEMSDGSAPGGVDTDHGALAELARELAEPVTHSPEREDR; this is translated from the coding sequence ATGCCTCTTCTGCGGCCTGACTGGGGTGGAAATTTCACCAGAGGATCGGACACCGCCGCGACACACATGCGGCTGATGATGAAAGGCACGTTGTATTGCCTTGGCGTGTTTCTGATGACATCTGTGGCCCTCACAGGCTGGTTCGTCCATGAGACGGTGGATCGTACGGAATGGAATTGGCTGACCGGAGTGCTTCTGGCGAATCGAGCCTGTCCTATTGAACACGATCCTGGCTGCCGACTGATCTTCAGCCTTCCCTCGGTCGATGGTCCGATCACGATGACGGCTGCCGAGCTCGTGAATCTGTCACGCACCCCCGTTGTCGAGCAGATTCTGACCGGCGTGCACCGGAAGCTGCTCACGGCGGCGGTCTTTGCGATGGTGGCTGGATGTCTCACCGCGACGGCCACTCTGCTCTACTTCATACTCAGGGGACGTCGGTTGAAGAAAGCCGTGCAAGTCTCAGGGCTGTCTCTCGTCCCGTCGTGGTTGTTGTCTTGGAAGTTACTGCTCACCCAGCATGCCAGCCCGCATGTGATTGGGGGTAGATGGCAGCGGGTGCCACGTAATTCGGGCGTTCCGATGGTGCGTGGTTCGGAGACGCTGCATAGTGCCTACATCGGTGCGACCGGTGCGGGCAAAACCCAACTCATCCATCAACGGCTTGAGACGGCCCGAGCGCATGGGGAACATGTTGCGGTGTATGACGATGGAGGGATTCTGCTGTCGCATCACTTCAAGCTGGGCGACATCATCCTGAATCCCTTCGATGCTCGGAGCGCCTACTGGACTCCGTTTGCGGAAATCCAATGCGAGGCCGACTGCCGAGCCGTGATGGAAAGCTTATTTCCCATCAGTGAGCGGACGTCTGATCCCATTTGGATCAACTCTGCCCGTGTCTGGGGGACCGACATTCTTTGGAAACTGTATGGCGAGGCCCGCCATTCGAATCAAGCGATTTACGACACGATGAAAACCAAATTGGACGAACTGATGATGCGGTTCGAGGATACGGTGGCTGGATCCCAAATGGCCGTCGATCGTACCGGTGAAAGTATTCGCGCGGAGCTGTTGAGTCGAGCGGAGATCTTCAGATTCTTGCCCGATCCGCCCCACGGTGTCCGCAGTTTCTCCATACGCAACTGGGCGGCGAACCCCCAAGGCTGGCTGTTCTTCCCGGTTCAAGAACGATGGCATGCGCTCCTGAAGCCACTCTTGAGCGTGTGGGTGGATCAGCTATGTCTGTCTCTCTTTTCCCGTCCCCCCCACTGTCCAGGCCCTTGTACCTGGCTTGTGCTGGACGAAGTCGGCAGTCTGCAGCGGCTGCCGACCCTTGAACGGCTCTTGATGAAAGGACGGAAATTCAATTGTGCGGTGCTCCTCGGCATTCAGACATTTGCCGCCCTTCGAGCGGTGTACGGGGTTGAAGCGGCGACGAATCTGCTGGGGAACTGCCATACCCGTGTGGTGCTGCTGCTCACCGATGCGGAAACAGCGGAAGAGGCCAGCAAGTTGTTTGGTGAGATCACGGTCATGGAACCGGATGAGTCCCTCTCGATGGGTCCTCACCCCATGCGAGACGGCATGACCTTGTCCCGTCGCGAGGTCCGCCGGCGACTGATTGCGCCGGAGCGCTTTCTGAGTCTGCGCCGGCTGACAGCCTACGTCAGGTTGCCCGAGGATATGCCTGCCACTCGTATCCGGTGCCAGTATCGGCAGTGGCCGACGATGGTTCCCGCGTGTGTTCCATTCTCGACTGTTGACGAGATGTCCGATGGGTCTGCGCCGGGTGGTGTGGATACGGATCACGGCGCATTAGCTGAGCTTGCCCGTGAACTAGCAGAACCGGTCACTCATTCACCTGAACGTGAAGACCGATAG
- a CDS encoding DUF3368 domain-containing protein has protein sequence MSDVWVLNASPVILLGKIGRLDLLESLSAKAVVPNAVILEIQAGIGERQAVQKTADWAASRRVADVPTPLSIERWDLGPGESQVIAHCLKGAQRAVLDDAQGRQCARTHGIAVIGTLGIVLSAKRQRMIPAARPVLDTLRRSGMYLSDQVLTEALRLIGE, from the coding sequence GTGAGTGACGTCTGGGTTCTCAATGCGTCGCCGGTAATCCTCTTGGGGAAAATCGGTCGGCTGGATTTGCTGGAGAGTCTCTCGGCCAAGGCCGTCGTACCGAACGCTGTTATTCTTGAAATTCAGGCGGGGATCGGCGAGCGCCAGGCGGTACAGAAGACGGCGGATTGGGCTGCATCTCGTCGGGTGGCTGATGTGCCGACTCCCTTGTCCATCGAACGGTGGGATTTGGGGCCGGGTGAATCACAGGTGATTGCGCATTGCCTGAAGGGTGCGCAACGTGCCGTCCTTGACGATGCCCAAGGCCGCCAGTGCGCGCGCACACATGGCATCGCCGTTATTGGCACACTGGGGATCGTGCTGAGCGCGAAGCGCCAGAGGATGATCCCAGCTGCCCGCCCTGTTCTGGACACGCTTCGTCGCTCGGGTATGTACCTGTCCGACCAAGTCCTCACCGAGGCTCTCAGACTGATAGGAGAATAG
- a CDS encoding type II toxin-antitoxin system HicB family antitoxin, translating into MIFHVTLDQAEDGWVVAECPALPGCVSQGKDEKEALDNIKEAITAWLWAEDQKAMKAIPSKPGQEPIVVAV; encoded by the coding sequence ATGATTTTTCACGTGACGTTGGATCAAGCGGAAGATGGCTGGGTTGTCGCAGAGTGTCCGGCGCTTCCTGGCTGTGTCTCTCAGGGAAAGGATGAAAAGGAAGCCCTCGACAACATCAAGGAAGCGATCACCGCATGGCTGTGGGCCGAAGACCAGAAGGCGATGAAGGCCATTCCCTCAAAGCCTGGGCAAGAACCGATTGTCGTGGCGGTCTAG
- a CDS encoding UPF0175 family protein, with translation METIMTTLTIELPESAFSALRRSPQEFAKEMRIAAAVQWYAQQQISQEKAAEIAGLSRTEFLDELFRRRVPASQVTLQELVKEIERAGE, from the coding sequence ATGGAGACCATCATGACAACATTGACAATAGAATTGCCGGAGAGTGCGTTCTCGGCGCTGCGTCGCTCACCTCAGGAGTTTGCGAAAGAGATGCGCATCGCGGCAGCCGTTCAATGGTATGCACAGCAGCAAATTTCCCAAGAGAAAGCGGCGGAAATCGCCGGATTGAGCCGCACCGAATTCCTCGACGAACTGTTCCGCCGGCGCGTGCCGGCTTCTCAGGTGACGCTGCAGGAATTGGTCAAAGAAATCGAGCGTGCCGGTGAGTGA
- a CDS encoding type II toxin-antitoxin system HicA family toxin translates to MARLGNISGKEAVKAFRKAGWEQIGQVGSHVVMVKAGVRVNLSIPQHKELSVGTLRALIRNAGLTVEEFLSLL, encoded by the coding sequence ATGGCGAGATTAGGCAATATTTCCGGGAAGGAGGCCGTCAAGGCTTTCCGCAAGGCCGGCTGGGAACAAATCGGTCAGGTAGGCAGTCACGTCGTGATGGTGAAAGCCGGTGTTCGGGTCAATCTCTCAATCCCCCAGCACAAAGAACTTTCCGTCGGGACACTCCGGGCTTTGATTCGGAACGCCGGACTGACCGTGGAAGAGTTTTTGTCGTTGCTCTGA